AATgccactggatccagatttgtGTCCAATCAATTACAGATATTTTCTCTTTACTATTCTCCCAATAAAGACATTGGACTCCACGTTGGGTGTCTCTTTCAAATACGTCAAACATTATGAATCAAGTACACCAATTTATACTCAAGAAGACATTAACCGTTGGCGCGCACCAAAACTTACAATGCATAATCAcatcgataaggacccctcaggtcacGGGATTGATCATACACTACTTACAAGAATTCCATTCCAAATCAAGTTACAATAACACACATGCAAAATTCTTAGATGATCCGGTTCAAGGTACACATAGTGCGACGACCATACGAATAGGATGTCCATTCCCATCTTTAGTCACGaacaattttaaattaaaacttaAGGACTATCAAAACCAATTAAATCACGCTAAACAATTAAGTAAACTAaacaatttaaatttaaatatcAGGGTCTGATGGATACACTTCCAACACACCATGATTCATGTTGCTCATTCTGCTTACAGTTAACTAAAGAAAAGACCAAATATGATCCATGCTGCTCATTCTACTCCCAACAAAACCATGATCCATGCTGCTGCTTTCAATTAACtaaagaaaataccaaataaatCCTACAGCAAAATGTATCTAATAATCAGCCCAAGCTCTAATTATTATATTAATCACCAACTACTCAAGTCTTTTAAGAAACCGCTTTAGCCAACTACCAACAACCAATCACTGTTGGTTGTGCAGAACTTTTAGAGAAAGAACTCTAAACTGTACTTTGACAAAGGAATGGCTTAAGCAGAAAAGGTATCCGGTTCGTATTATGGGGATTCTTGGACGGTTCAGCCGGAGGATGTGGGGGTTGACCGGGGATTCAGGATTGGGACCGGCGAAGCTTATACAAGTcttcaggagagagagagagagattcagtTTTCCAATATTGCTACAGCAACCTGAAGGCAGAACATCAGTTTTCCAATACTGCTCCAGCAACCTGAAGGCAGAACAAAACACACAGTGCATATTGACATTGAAACCACAGACTACCTATGCTCTTAAAGTTTAAAGTTGCAAACACCATCACCCTCTAATTAGGTCAGCATCCACTTAGATCTGATCCATTTGGGGAACAAGCGATGGTGATGATTATCCACAACATTCTAAGATAACGTGAATGGGATTCTTCTTGGATTAAATCATCACTTCCAAAGAAATAGATGGACCAAGAAAGGCTACAAATAAAAACTATGGCTCTGACTTATTTTATTTGTGGCTAGTAGAATTATTTAACAAGCCTTTCAGACACACAAATTCAAAGAGTAGGACACCATTCCCTTAAACTTGTTGATCTATACTATTCTAACAAAAAGTGAATGGGTTCCCAAAATATCATATCAGATTAAATGGTTAGCTATGTATAGAAGTTCTGAGCTTGAATGCTCaaacaggaaaaaaagaagTACAATCATGGTTTAAAAACTGGAATAGGGGGGACACAGGATTTGCCTTCATTTCTGATCGGATCTGAATCAGTCGGAATCAGCCTAGAAAATGGAAACAGGAAAAAGAAGTTCACATATCTTCGATTCAAGTCTTATAGATCTAGCTAGAAGAGGTAAGTGCCAttgattttctgttattttactgattaaaagaatgaaaatggtcaaaaataAATATCTAAGTGCATCGATGGTCGATTAAAAAAGAGGGTTTGAGAATCAGGCACAATCGGAATCAGGTTCCATCAAATCTGATTAGAATCAGCCGATTCCATTATTCCAATATGATTTTTAAACCTTGAGAACAATTTAAAGCCTTGCATCTTTTCTATGACATTTGAAGAGCAGTGCTGACTGAACAGCTGTGATGTTACCTATTAAAACATTGACTACCTTAACTAACATTTTTAGTTCCTGACAAGCCTTAAACCTTAGAACTCAAGGCTGAGAAAATGATTATGTCTCAGTGTGGCAAACAATTTATAGTATAAAAGCTAGATTATCCTTCCACAAACCAAAAGACAGCACATCTTGTTTACTGGATGCATACAGGGGTCATGGACAGGGGAGCTTCTAATGTTCTGACTAAGATGATAAGAGAATGGCCCCCTCCATCAAAAAAGATGGGTAGCTCAGCAATATGGCAGCCCTGCCGATAGGGTTCTAAAAACCTTTAAGATCACGGCTTGGAGCAATATGCTTAACACATGCAAGTCTGAACAATGGATTAGCAATCTGCCACTTTCGCCCACTATGCCATCTCTCCTAATTGAAAAATAGAATTCAAATTACTATGTTACAGTATCACATGAAGTAAGGATTAATAATTGATAAAGAGTATTTAAAATTCAATTCTAACTTAAGTTGAATTGAATAGTCAATTAATATTCTATTTTAaactgaattaaataaaaaatcaaaacctattATCACATATTAACATCTTTATtagtttcaattttcttttaatacTTTTTTTAACAATGTTATATTCTAATAACTAATAATCTATTTAATATATATTCTCAAGAACTGGACCCTGACAACACAACCATTCGAGATCTTATTCTGTGATAATCGAAATGATATGAGGCAACCCATGCCTGCATAGAACAAACACAGGAAGGCGAGTATAGGAAACTTGAACACATTCGActcataatatatattttatttattgaattatgaatggaagaaaacaagaaTCCACTATTTAGACCATCAATACTGTCTTAGAAATTATTTAAAGGAATGGAATGCACAAAGCAAGGTAATCTCCCAAGTAGGAGTGGAAAATGGTGCTTCCAATCCTTTACACCTGAATCACAACTTGTAATatgcttcaaatttttttgctaATATTTAGTCTGACTTTTTCACTGAAAATGGTATGCCCATAAGGGCTGACAGGCTGACAGCACACTAAACCATGAAAACCTATGTCAACAAAATTTAAGTTATGTACCATATGCCATACACAAAAGTGGTTCGAACGCACTCCAGCATTGCAAACAAATTGAGATCTAGTACACACAAATAAGTCAGCCAATGTTTGTACAACACATCAAAGCTCCACACAAGCCCTGCTTAGAATCATGTGGCCAGCTTGACAAGGTGTATTGTATTAACAATTTTGAAATTACAGCAGCTAATTGATCTATTCACTATTCTTTTCTTGGGGATTGGTTTTGCAGTAATAAGGACAAAGGATTGAATTAGAAATTAGAGGCAGTGGGAATAACAATCCATaatccaaaattcaattgtagaGAATGATTTTAAACTAAACAGACTGAGTAGTAGGTAATAAACAAACTTTGTTACACTTGAATTGAAAAACAGTACATCTAATGATGGCAATCTCTCAAACATTTAAAAGCATAGCACTATACAAATTACAGGAATTACAAGTAATTGTGACTACTTCATCATAATGTAATAACAAAAGCATAGCCACATTCATTTTCCTCAGTTTCTTCGAGAAGATAAGCTTCAGGAAATTAGGGGCCAGAAGGCAGTCGTAGTGTACAAATTACAGAAGTGAAGAAAGGGGCTCAATTAAAATTCAATTTGATTGCTCTAGGGATGATGAAGTTCTTTCAATGTTCCTACCTGACAGAGATGATGAAACTCCCAGGGCTTGAAATGATGAAGATGAGGAGGCAACTGGGACTGAAGTTGCAAAAGTGGAGAGGGCACTGACAGTACTGCTGACATTCATGCTGGTGCCACTCACAGACCCTTCTGCTGTGGCCTTTGGCGCTGGTGGTTTCTCAGTTGCTGTAATACCTTCCAGCATCTGCACCACTTTACCCATCACTGGCCTCTGAGATGGCTGCTCCTGGATGCACCAGAAGCTAACCTGAATTGCTCTGATCACTTGCTCCATGTCCATCCCATGTTCAACCAGCCTTTTATCTACAATTCTCTCTACATTTCCCCTATCAAACTCTTCATATGCCCACAAAGAAAATTTCTTTCGACCTGTATCTTCAGAGACTTCGAAATTCCTTCGTCCACTCACTATCTCCAACAACACCATACCAAAACTGTAGACATCAGATTTGGAAGTAATTGGAAGGTTGGCAAGCCACTCTGGTGCCAAATATCCTCTTGTCCCTCTGACACTTGTTAAGGTTCGATACCTATGGTCTTTTGGATTTATAAGCTTTGCAAGGCCAAAATCTGAGACCTTGGCATTATAGTTATCATCCAACAGAATATTCTCTGGCTTTATGTCACAATGGACAATGCAGTCCCGACACTCTTCATGAAGGTAGGTGATCCCCCGTGCAGTCCCTAACGCAATGCTGAATCGAGTCTCccaatccaacaatctccctgATGGCTCTTCTGAAGTGAAGAGCAAATTATCAAGGGATCCATTTTTCATGAACTCATAAACCAGCAGCCTGTGACGACCTTCAGAGCAGAACCCAATCAACCTCACCAAATTCAAATGGTGAGTACTACTTATAGTTGCAACCTCCATCCTGAACTGCTTTTCTCCTTGCTCAATCCCTTCGAGTTGTTTCACTGCAACCACCGTTCTATTGGCAAGAATCCCTTTGTATACAGCCCCAAACCCTCCTGCtccaagcttctccttgaacTCCTTAGTGGCACGCTGGAGATCCTTATATGAAAACTGGACTGGTGCACCAGAAGCATATTCAAGAAGTGCATACTGAGTCGACAATCTGCCAAACTTGGGGCTGTTCCTacagcaccaccaccacaatCCACCCTCCAAAAGGACCAAGACCAGCAGAGTAACTGCAACCACAACCAGGACTACCCATGTTGGCAAATTCCATGCCTTACTACCACTTATACCCCCAGATGGAGGCGGGTTCGGCATTGCTGGACCACAGACCTTTACAAAAGAAGTACTAGGAAGCGCTGGGGACACATACCCACTAATGAAGTTTGAAGTTTTAATGTAGCACTCGCCCGTTCCATCAGCTAGGGAGGTGGATGCCGTGCATACTCCTTGAAGGCAATTCGAGCTACAAGCAGTAATCCCAACATAGAAGACCTGGTTAGAGATCTCAGGAGGGAAAGTCATGAACTGGGCATGGTCCAATTGCAACATGACTGTGCTATCAGGGCAAGTTGCAAGCGCTACCTTCCTCTGACACCCCTTTCTGCTATCATTCGGATCCACAAGAGCGAAATTCTCAGATGGACAACCACAAATAGGGCTTGTATCATTATAGCTACAGATGCCCATGTTACCACAGTACCCAAAAACCATACACTGATCTGCAACAGCTGCCCATCTCTCAACATCCGCACCAGAACCCCTAGCAGAGCTATAAATCCTTAAATTACCATCAGAATCCAACTTCAGAAACCTAAGAACATCGGTACCCTCTCCGTAATCACTGCTATAAGCCATAATAACAGGGCTAGAAAGCGTGGGATCATTAATCGTAACAGTTCCAATAGATTGGA
The nucleotide sequence above comes from Telopea speciosissima isolate NSW1024214 ecotype Mountain lineage chromosome 3, Tspe_v1, whole genome shotgun sequence. Encoded proteins:
- the LOC122657080 gene encoding G-type lectin S-receptor-like serine/threonine-protein kinase At1g34300; this encodes MGKPTISILVLISSVFPLLFTLVSANISPGTTLSPNSNTSWKSPNSTFSLGFISVPSANSPSFTAAISYYGIPVWKAGGDSGTVDSSGVFQFLQNGDLRLLNGNGSVVWESGTANRGITTATLDDSGNLSLMNGSVTVWSTFQNPTDTILPTQNFTTAMVLQSGFYSFNLLSRGNLTLKWNNTIVYWNQALNSSYSNLTSPSLTIQSIGTVTINDPTLSSPVIMAYSSDYGEGTDVLRFLKLDSDGNLRIYSSARGSGADVERWAAVADQCMVFGYCGNMGICSYNDTSPICGCPSENFALVDPNDSRKGCQRKVALATCPDSTVMLQLDHAQFMTFPPEISNQVFYVGITACSSNCLQGVCTASTSLADGTGECYIKTSNFISGYVSPALPSTSFVKVCGPAMPNPPPSGGISGSKAWNLPTWVVLVVVAVTLLVLVLLEGGLWWWCCRNSPKFGRLSTQYALLEYASGAPVQFSYKDLQRATKEFKEKLGAGGFGAVYKGILANRTVVAVKQLEGIEQGEKQFRMEVATISSTHHLNLVRLIGFCSEGRHRLLVYEFMKNGSLDNLLFTSEEPSGRLLDWETRFSIALGTARGITYLHEECRDCIVHCDIKPENILLDDNYNAKVSDFGLAKLINPKDHRYRTLTSVRGTRGYLAPEWLANLPITSKSDVYSFGMVLLEIVSGRRNFEVSEDTGRKKFSLWAYEEFDRGNVERIVDKRLVEHGMDMEQVIRAIQVSFWCIQEQPSQRPVMGKVVQMLEGITATEKPPAPKATAEGSVSGTSMNVSSTVSALSTFATSVPVASSSSSFQALGVSSSLSGRNIERTSSSLEQSN